A segment of the Lolium perenne isolate Kyuss_39 chromosome 3, Kyuss_2.0, whole genome shotgun sequence genome:
AGTCCTTGGCCCCGTCCTCCACCTGCGCCCGCCGGCCGCACAGGCCGCCCCGGAACAGCAGGAACCCCGCCGCGTGCCCGGCGACGGCCGCGAGGAGCACGCCGACGTTGAACGACATGAGCGCGAGCATGAGCACGTAGGCCAGCCCCACGCGCAACGCGTGCGCCGCCGCCCCGGCCGCCACGCCTCGGCCGCGCTTGGAGAGGAAGGAGCCGAGGAACTCGACGAGGACGGCCAGGGCGAAGACGGCGGCGAGGGCGAGCACGTACATGCCGCCGCGCGCGCCGGGCCAGCCGTCGAAGAGGATCTCCGACTGCGTGCCCCAGTAGAAGGTCATGTGCATGTAGTGCTTCCGCCTGACTACGGGCGCCGCCGCCGGGCCCATGCCCATGCCGTGCCCTCCCATGTCCATCGCTAGCCGCCGCTGATTCGTGTGGGAGGTTTCGATGTTGCATCTGGGGGCGCCCGGTGGGCGTATTTATGAGGCCAGCGCGTGTGTAGTGTGCAGTACGCCCGTACGACACAGGGAGCGGAAGTACAGTACAACGTTATTGGGCTACTTGCAGCTGCATGTATCTGGCCGCTAGGTCAGAGTCAGACGCGATCCAAAGCTCATTGAGACGCGAGGCGAGTCCAGTCGCGATCCAAATTATCAGATCTCAATCCACGGCATCTTCGAGGATAGGTTACAACTTGCAGGAGCTAGCTCAACTTCTCCGGGCGAGAGGTGGTCTTTGCTTGCAAGCCAACTTCTAAAATATTTATCCAGAGTATCAGATGGTGTACATGGAAAACTGAACGATAGCGGAGCCATTTCCTATTCAAGTGCTTCGAGTACCATGAAAACGCTGAAAAACAAAGCAGTAGTCTCTCCGCTTCATATTACTTGGTGCTGAGTCCCTGATTTAAATGTAGAAGGGAGGGCATCTCTAGCGGGCCAACGCATTTCGAACACAAAAAAGTTTCCGtgcacgtccgtttgcgtcggcatGCGGACACGGAAATAGCCTTCCGGCCACGGATGTTCGTTTGTGTCTGGGATGCCCCAGTGGCCTAACGCATTTTACTgttttttttatttcattttcATTCATAGATAGACATATTACATAGGTTCTAAAGGAATTTAAAACGTTGCAAAATAAGAAAACCTAACTAGGGGTTTCTACTCGCCATCTTTGCTCTGAAAAAAGAACATCCAGTCACCCAAATTAGAGGGGTTTGTCTGCGTCCTCGCTCTGACGGAAGAACATCTAGAAACCTATACTAGTGGCTTCAATTGGCCCTTGCCATATTCGATGCAACGAAAGAACACCCTATAAACCTACAACCGGCCGTCGTTGGTGCCACTGGCATCACTAGATTCATCGCCGTGGTAGTGCATGCGGAAGGATGAGTAGTCAAATACCTTGACGGTCAACTCGCCGTCAACTTCGTAGAAGAAGTGCAGCGGGCACCCGACCTCCAGGTTGTGCTCGCGGGAAAACGTGTCGAAGCCTCGGTCGAGGACATGGCTCCTTGCCCGTAAAAAGTGACCTCAATGGGCCATCGACAAACGCCGCAGCTGGCTTCCCAGAGGTGCACCTGGGTCGTGTCCCCGCCGGCGACAAACTCCGCGAACTTCTCCGGGAGCCTCTTCCTGCCGAGGGTCCTCCGTGATGTGGAGGACGAACTCGAAGTGCATGGTGTGCGGTCACCCCCAGCCCGCTGGGGAGGGAGAGCGTGGAGGCGCGAAAGATCTAGCACAGCCGCCCCTACCCCTTCCCCGGCCATGGCGGCCTCTACCGCGGCGCCCTTTCCCCTGGGAGCCATGGAGATCGTGGGGAGAATGTAGACATAGAGAAGGTGGGTGGCGGCGCAAGCTTAGGGAAcgaggaggcggctagggttgtgtGAGGGAATGGAAGCGCCAACGCCCCATTTTATACGTCGGAGGCAGCCAAGGGGGCGGTGGCACCCATTGCTAGGCAGCCTAGGAAATATGCATCGTTGCGCGCCATTAATTTGTTGTGCACACACGGAAGCGAGACCGCTAGTGCTAAGGCACCGCGCAGAAGACGAAGCAGAGGGGATCGCTGCCAGGTGGGCTTGATGGAGAAAGGAGCGGACGCGTGCTGTGTCCGcgtagcgtccgcggagacgcatccACGGAGCAAATTTGGGCTGCGTTTGCGTCCCTGTAGACAGTCCGATTATTATGCGTTGGGCCGCTAGGATGGGATGCAGACCCATTTTTTGACCTCGCAGATGCAAATAGTCGCTCTGCATCCGTCTGCATCAGGCCGTTGGAGATACCCTTAGGAAGGGAAACACCCTATGTGTCGTTGCATATTCGACGAGTCTCCCGTGAGGGGAGCCTcacggaggggagagagagagggggagccATAGGGCGAGGAGTCACCTAGATGGGGTCACATGAGTTACCCAACTCCAGACCTCGCAACAATGGCGAGATCCTACGTGCTGCTATAATTCACTATAAGGCAACATGTGTGCGACTAAAATGAGTTCTTTCTTGCCCTAAGGGCACCTAGGATCTGACTTATAAATGCTCCGGATCTAGGGTTACAAGGGGTAGAGATCTTGCCAGGTACGACTAATCCTAGACTATGTACATGATTCCTTGTCTTGCGCGTCACGGATCCGACCTTCCTTGAATATGGGTCAGATCCGATAGCTTCGTCTCCAGGTCGGATCCTACCTTCGGAATCTCTGGTAACTAGACCGACCGGTGGGTTGTATGGCTCACCAACATCTTTGGGCCACCCGGACTTTTCGGAATCAGGACCCCCCGTGGTATACCTAGTTAGCATATCCCAACACTATGTGAGGGAACCTACACTCCGATGTGCTAGGAAGCGTCAAGTCAGCACAACGAGAGGCGCGTATGGTCCATGCTTTCATCACATTTGTATAGTCCTTGATAGTGTCCAACAAAATAGTTTCGAAACGCAGCCAAAAAATTACCTCATAGATTAATTAAGGATTATAATAATGTTTAATTAGGCGACAAACAACTCTATAGAAACTGGTACAAAAAAAATCACATTTAGACTGGTCCTAAAGCAATAAGCTCCACCATCTAGACACTTCCCACACCCTACAACCGCATATCCCTCGCACATGGATTACCACATCACAAAAGAATCCCCAACAATAACACATCAAACGGGAGTATTGGACAAGTCACCATGAAAATACGAGTCACCCATTAAACATTCACGAACGTCTTGTGGCGCCACACTTCTTGCTTCCGATCTTGAATGTTTTCTCCTCCATAATACCTGAGTGATGTCTAGTTACCACATTATTTGTGCTTACATCCTACTTGCCTTCTTCATCAAGACGTAACCAATTGTCTTGCGGGATCTAGGGGTAGCACTCCAAGCTAGCGGCAAATTCACAAAGATTTTATGTGAAGAGCGTCCCGAAAACATATGGCAACACACCAAATGCCACAACTTCCTCACCCACTAAGAGCCACATAGACAATGCACTCGGGCAGTTGGGCACCAATAAAACATCACATGAACCTCTCCAACCAATGAATTAACCGGCTAGCAAGAATCTAGAGACGGTGACGTGGAAGCCACTGCCGAGAAGTCCACCTTACGAATTTAGATGCACCATCAATAAAGGAGGAGCGGGCTCCCTACACAGCTTCTGAAGCTCTGGCATGATCACCGTCACCAAAGCGATGACCCCTGCGGGGGATAAACAACCGTGCATTCCTTCTTGTTATCATCTATATAACCTACAAGGATCGTAGGCGGAGTAGAGACATCAAGCACAACCGGGAGTTGCTCTTGGCAGGCCCACTCTGACAAAACAGAAACATCTCAACCCATGCTAGGAAGTCTTGAAGCTCGCAGCAAAACAACACAACATGTTCAACTAGACTAGAATATAGCTGCACATTTTTCGTGGAAGGGGGAGGAAGGTGCAATCAAACACCAGAGCAACGAAGGTTGGCCTACAAGCTTCTTTCCACTACTGAATTGAGGTTGCGCGATTACTGGGCGAAGAAGCGTGGCGAGTCGAGACAGGGACTACACCAAGAGGCATGGAAAGAAACTTAGATGCTTCTTTGAAGCACTAACGCGCACGATGGCCAGATCATAGGAAACAAGATCACCAAATATGATCTCTATAGTTGGCAACACGATGACAATGGAATAGGTAGCGACAACATCTCTTATGATGCTAGTCATGCAGGGCATCAAAGGTGGTGTGGAAAATAATATTAGGGTTTGTGTTTCAAAGATGACAACGCTATGCTGCCTCGAGAACCACCAAGAGTCATGCGCGTGACTGCTAAATTGGTGCCCTTTCTCGCGAAAGTGGAGTTAGATTATATTTCATGTTGCGACCAATCAACactttcttccataacaacacatTCCGGTGGTTGATGATTTTACAAAGGGGCCTCAGAGAGAGGGAACGTAGTGTTTGTGCATAATATAATAAGAGTATGTTTGTATTGAAGAATATATAGTCATCCCCTTTCATCTCTTTGATGTTATTTCCTCCGTttcattattctttttatcatgaTTTAGCAATTGAACTAAAACTACGACAAACGGTATGCAATAGAGGGAGTACTTAACAATTTTCCATCTTATAGCTTAAAATTTGAACATCCTGGTACATGGACAACTAattttttaaatttaattttCCTAGAATCTAAGAACCAGCGTATACAAAACATCATATTTGAAGTTGTTGCTGAAATGCTTTTCGGGTGTTGGATGATCTGGCAGGAGCACAATGCTCACAATCATGGTGAAAGTTGAAGATAAGTGTCGAAGTCGATTCAATGGATAATTCAGAGTACAATCAATCTATCCAAAACAAGAAAGTAG
Coding sequences within it:
- the LOC127344533 gene encoding copper transporter 3-like — protein: MDMGGHGMGMGPAAAPVVRRKHYMHMTFYWGTQSEILFDGWPGARGGMYVLALAAVFALAVLVEFLGSFLSKRGRGVAAGAAAHALRVGLAYVLMLALMSFNVGVLLAAVAGHAAGFLLFRGGLCGRRAQVEDGAKDYHAATAAC